Proteins encoded within one genomic window of Bradyrhizobium sp. AZCC 1719:
- a CDS encoding DedA family protein, whose amino-acid sequence MLFPTDLTSFLELIRQHGDAAYSLMFAYAASHSLLLALFAGYAAHSGVLGLGKLIVVCWFGSFSGDVIRFWIGRRYGVRWFERFPRIERTLQTAARLTDRHYGWMILFHRFPHGVRGLAGFAYGISRLPWSTFLALNFVAAGLWSGAVVSAGYAFGQFSEKSINNASSGLGLVMLVAFLGLSWLLSRKLDQIAERY is encoded by the coding sequence TTGCTCTTTCCGACCGATCTGACCTCATTTCTCGAGCTCATCCGCCAACACGGCGATGCGGCCTACAGCCTGATGTTCGCCTATGCGGCCTCGCATAGCCTGTTGCTCGCGCTGTTCGCGGGCTACGCCGCACATTCGGGCGTGCTGGGTCTTGGTAAGCTCATCGTGGTCTGCTGGTTTGGCAGCTTCTCTGGCGACGTGATTCGCTTCTGGATCGGCCGACGTTATGGCGTCCGCTGGTTCGAACGTTTTCCGCGCATCGAGCGCACGCTGCAGACCGCAGCCCGGCTGACGGACCGTCACTACGGCTGGATGATCCTGTTTCACCGTTTCCCACACGGCGTCCGCGGGCTCGCGGGATTTGCCTACGGCATATCGCGGCTGCCCTGGTCCACTTTCCTGGCGCTCAACTTCGTTGCGGCGGGCCTTTGGTCCGGCGCCGTTGTCTCGGCCGGTTATGCCTTCGGTCAGTTCTCGGAGAAGTCGATCAACAATGCCTCTTCGGGTCTGGGTCTCGTGATGTTGGTCGCGTTCCTCGGCCTGTCCTGGTTGCTCAGCAGGAAGCTCGATCAGATCGCAGAGCGCTACTGA
- a CDS encoding CinA family protein, with protein MKELVTIAEKIATQLIARKQTISVAESSTGGLISAALLSVPGASAYFLGGAVVYTRDARRLLMDIPDEAMTGIRSASEPYAKLLAAQARQRFATDWGLSETGATGPTGNRYGDAAGHSCMAVAGPQNEVFTLETGSADRQANMQQFASTALNLLLENLSK; from the coding sequence ATGAAAGAGCTTGTTACGATCGCCGAAAAGATCGCGACCCAACTGATCGCGCGGAAACAGACGATTTCGGTGGCGGAATCCTCTACCGGCGGGCTGATCTCGGCGGCGCTGTTATCGGTGCCGGGCGCATCGGCCTATTTCCTCGGCGGCGCCGTGGTCTATACCCGCGACGCGCGTCGGCTGCTGATGGATATCCCGGACGAGGCGATGACGGGCATTCGCTCGGCATCCGAACCATACGCGAAATTGCTCGCCGCCCAAGCCCGCCAGCGCTTTGCGACCGACTGGGGATTGTCGGAAACCGGCGCAACGGGACCAACCGGCAACCGCTACGGCGATGCCGCGGGCCATAGCTGCATGGCGGTAGCGGGTCCGCAAAACGAAGTGTTCACACTGGAAACCGGCAGCGCCGACCGGCAGGCGAACATGCAACAATTTGCGAGCACGGCGTTGAATTTGTTGCTGGAGAATTTGTCGAAGTAG
- a CDS encoding amidohydrolase family protein: protein MNVQFRPEPSSSVSLKTAIADCDIHPARATKDELYPLMAKRWHEHLESYGIQAYHGMMEGPPYPKAQPNASRRDAWPPEGGPQGSSLSFMQKQLLDPYNVALGVLNPLATGQGLRNQDLAGAICSAINDWQIEKWTSKDKRLKASIVVPNEDGPAAAAEIRKRAGDKNFVQVLLLSRNVEPLGQRRYWPVYEAAQEIGLPVGVHAFGFGGNPLTPSGWPSFYIEEMVGHSQCQQTALASLVLEGVFERFPKLKMVMIEAGFGWAPSLAWRLDKSFEKLHSEVPHLKRKPSEYIRDHVWWTTQPMEDPERRDHLFQTIEWIGWDRLLFATDYPHWDFDEPSRVLPAGVSEANREAFYLGNAKKLYGIV from the coding sequence ATGAACGTCCAGTTTCGCCCAGAGCCTTCGTCATCCGTCAGCCTCAAGACCGCGATCGCCGATTGCGACATTCACCCGGCACGTGCCACCAAAGACGAGCTCTATCCGCTCATGGCGAAACGCTGGCACGAACATCTCGAGAGCTACGGCATCCAGGCCTATCACGGCATGATGGAGGGCCCGCCCTATCCGAAGGCGCAGCCCAACGCCTCGCGCCGCGATGCATGGCCGCCGGAAGGCGGGCCACAGGGCTCCTCGCTGTCCTTCATGCAGAAGCAGCTTCTCGATCCCTACAATGTCGCACTCGGGGTGCTCAATCCGCTCGCCACGGGGCAGGGCCTGCGCAACCAGGATCTGGCGGGCGCGATCTGCTCCGCAATCAACGACTGGCAGATCGAGAAATGGACCAGCAAGGACAAGCGCCTGAAGGCTTCGATCGTCGTTCCGAATGAGGACGGTCCTGCCGCCGCCGCCGAAATCCGCAAGCGCGCGGGCGACAAGAATTTCGTTCAGGTGCTGCTGCTCAGCCGCAATGTCGAGCCGCTCGGCCAGCGCCGCTACTGGCCGGTCTACGAGGCTGCGCAGGAGATCGGGCTGCCGGTCGGCGTGCACGCCTTCGGCTTCGGCGGCAATCCGCTCACCCCTTCCGGCTGGCCAAGCTTCTACATCGAGGAGATGGTCGGCCACTCGCAGTGTCAGCAGACCGCGCTGGCGAGCCTCGTGCTCGAAGGCGTGTTCGAACGCTTCCCGAAGCTGAAGATGGTGATGATCGAAGCCGGCTTCGGCTGGGCGCCGTCGCTGGCGTGGCGGCTCGACAAGAGCTTTGAGAAGCTGCACAGCGAAGTGCCGCATCTGAAACGAAAACCGTCGGAATATATCCGCGACCATGTCTGGTGGACCACGCAGCCGATGGAAGATCCGGAGCGCCGCGATCACCTGTTCCAGACGATCGAATGGATCGGTTGGGACAGACTGTTGTTCGCCACCGATTACCCGCACTGGGACTTTGATGAGCCGTCGCGCGTGTTGCCGGCCGGCGTCAGCGAAGCCAATCGCGAAGCGTTCTATCTCGGCAACGCGAAGAAGCTGTACGGGATCGTTTGA
- a CDS encoding HlyD family type I secretion periplasmic adaptor subunit: MTAELKGARRSIRSHLIVGLALMLVLAGGFGGWASTVQISGALIAPGSVVVDSNVKKVQHPTGGVVGEVRVRDGDVVKAGDVVVRLDETVVKASLAIVVKTLNGLWARAARLEAEQRGLDKIKFPSQLSDRADDPDVRDIIASETKLFEVRVFGRAGQKSQLRERVAQLNEEIAGLTAQEQAKEKEIALVEKELVGVRQLYEQRLIQISRLTVLERDLARLSGERAQYIAARAQARGKITETELQIIQIDKDVVSEVSKDLRETNDKIGEFVERKVTAEDQLRRIDIRAPQDGVVLQSTVHTVGGVITAGDAIMMIVPKADDLSVEAKVNPQDIDKLQIGQKTLLRLSAFNQRTTPELNGVVTRVSADVTTDQRTGQSYYTIRVSMPPDEVARLGEVKIIPGMPVEAFVQTGDRTMFSYLMKPFSDQLMRSFRER, translated from the coding sequence ATGACCGCGGAGCTGAAAGGCGCGCGCCGCTCGATACGCTCGCATCTCATCGTCGGTCTTGCGCTGATGCTGGTTCTCGCCGGCGGATTCGGCGGCTGGGCCTCGACGGTGCAGATTTCCGGCGCGCTGATCGCGCCGGGCTCGGTGGTGGTCGATTCCAACGTCAAGAAGGTACAGCACCCGACCGGCGGCGTGGTCGGCGAGGTCCGGGTGCGCGATGGCGATGTGGTCAAGGCGGGCGACGTCGTGGTGCGGCTCGACGAGACCGTGGTCAAGGCGAGCCTTGCCATCGTGGTCAAGACGCTGAACGGCTTGTGGGCGCGGGCGGCGCGGCTGGAGGCCGAGCAGCGCGGCCTCGACAAGATCAAGTTCCCGTCGCAGCTCTCCGATCGCGCCGACGATCCCGACGTCCGCGACATCATCGCGAGCGAAACCAAACTGTTCGAGGTTCGCGTGTTCGGGCGCGCCGGGCAGAAGTCGCAATTGCGCGAACGCGTGGCACAGCTCAACGAGGAAATCGCCGGCCTCACCGCGCAGGAACAGGCCAAGGAAAAGGAAATCGCGCTGGTCGAGAAAGAGCTGGTCGGCGTCCGCCAGCTCTACGAGCAGCGTCTGATCCAGATCTCGCGCCTGACGGTTTTGGAGCGCGATCTCGCCCGGCTGTCGGGCGAGCGTGCGCAATACATCGCCGCGCGCGCGCAGGCGAGGGGCAAGATCACTGAAACCGAGCTGCAGATCATCCAGATCGACAAGGACGTCGTCAGCGAAGTCTCCAAGGACCTGCGCGAGACCAACGACAAGATCGGCGAGTTCGTCGAGCGCAAGGTCACTGCGGAAGATCAACTGCGTCGCATCGATATCCGCGCGCCGCAGGACGGCGTCGTGCTGCAGTCGACCGTCCACACCGTCGGCGGCGTCATCACTGCGGGCGACGCCATCATGATGATCGTGCCGAAGGCCGACGATCTCTCGGTCGAGGCCAAGGTCAATCCGCAGGACATCGACAAGCTGCAGATCGGCCAGAAGACGCTTCTGCGGCTATCTGCCTTCAACCAGCGCACCACGCCGGAACTCAACGGCGTGGTGACCCGCGTCTCCGCCGACGTCACCACCGACCAGCGCACCGGCCAGAGCTACTACACCATCCGCGTCTCGATGCCGCCGGACGAAGTCGCTCGCCTTGGCGAGGTCAAGATCATCCCGGGCATGCCGGTGGAAGCCTTCGTGCAAACCGGCGACCGCACCATGTTCTCCTACCTGATGAAGCCGTTCAGCGACCAACTGATGCGCTCGTTCCGGGAGCGGTAG
- a CDS encoding acyl-CoA thioesterase domain-containing protein encodes MAIFELVGANRWQPTPLAAGPFAGLQGGAVASLLTAEIEALAPARKWGTAIASSAWFLRPTPMTGLRTQLSVVTEGGRVSVIDNTLWPVDDDQPCATVRVTLSRERAVDVPGFTEPVGAVADPTRFPIRTRRAAHGRPWFMEAMEAREGDGVAWFRMNQAVIDGAGSLSKAPLSAVLGPADWTHGIARPFQDVVADPNPDLTVQLFRQPAGEWVGIRAQARWRPAAGLGTGSGVLLDIHGEIGRVSMSVILVPFPPQMKSAPAEGLAPASN; translated from the coding sequence TTGGCAATCTTCGAGCTCGTAGGCGCTAATCGCTGGCAACCCACGCCGCTCGCCGCGGGTCCCTTCGCGGGCCTGCAGGGCGGGGCGGTCGCAAGCCTATTGACGGCAGAGATCGAGGCGCTCGCGCCTGCGCGAAAATGGGGCACGGCGATCGCGTCGTCGGCCTGGTTTCTGCGGCCGACGCCGATGACGGGATTGCGAACCCAACTTTCGGTCGTAACCGAGGGCGGCCGCGTCAGCGTGATCGACAACACGCTGTGGCCGGTGGATGATGATCAGCCCTGCGCCACAGTGCGGGTGACGCTATCGCGCGAACGCGCGGTCGATGTCCCCGGGTTCACCGAGCCCGTGGGCGCGGTCGCCGACCCCACTCGGTTTCCGATCCGCACCAGGCGGGCGGCACATGGCCGGCCCTGGTTCATGGAGGCGATGGAGGCGCGCGAAGGTGATGGCGTCGCCTGGTTTCGCATGAATCAGGCGGTCATTGATGGCGCAGGATCCTTGTCAAAGGCGCCATTGTCCGCGGTGCTCGGCCCGGCAGACTGGACCCATGGCATCGCCCGCCCGTTCCAGGATGTGGTGGCGGATCCGAACCCCGATCTGACGGTTCAATTGTTCCGCCAGCCGGCCGGCGAATGGGTCGGCATTCGCGCACAAGCCAGGTGGCGGCCGGCGGCCGGGTTAGGAACCGGTAGCGGCGTCCTGCTCGACATCCATGGCGAGATCGGCCGGGTCTCGATGTCGGTGATTCTGGTGCCGTTTCCGCCGCAAATGAAGTCCGCGCCCGCCGAAGGACTGGCGCCGGCGTCAAATTAG
- a CDS encoding LysR substrate-binding domain-containing protein, which translates to MNDIQSFEAPPPPLRAIPPLTALLAFERAASQLSFRRAARDLSLSPSAISHQIRGLEEQFGTKLFVRGARSVRLTADGERYFAKISAALAALQDASRDMLRHRRDANAELWISSLPFFTSAVLIPALPEFKRRNPQLALRIEATHQYADFNASRVDVAIRYGREHSAGLKFEPLVAVKGLPVCAPALVKAGLKQPEDLSRQVLIHLTTQPRAWSVWLREAGLQHLSPRGHLWLDSVPAMLEAAEHGLGVTLAMSPLIKARPGFGKKLVAPFTFEATHSETIYLVSRTEQARDRRIAAVRRWVVDAVAQAK; encoded by the coding sequence ATGAACGATATTCAATCATTTGAAGCACCGCCTCCCCCGCTGCGCGCGATCCCGCCCCTAACCGCATTGCTGGCATTCGAGCGCGCCGCTTCGCAACTGAGCTTTCGCCGCGCAGCGCGCGACCTTTCGCTCAGCCCATCCGCGATCAGCCACCAGATTCGCGGACTGGAAGAGCAGTTCGGCACAAAACTGTTCGTCCGCGGCGCACGTTCGGTGCGGCTGACCGCCGATGGCGAACGCTATTTCGCAAAAATTTCGGCCGCGCTGGCGGCGCTGCAGGATGCCAGCCGCGACATGCTGCGCCATCGCCGCGATGCCAATGCCGAACTGTGGATCAGTTCGCTGCCGTTCTTTACTTCCGCCGTGCTGATTCCGGCGCTGCCGGAATTCAAGCGGCGCAATCCGCAGCTTGCGCTGCGCATCGAGGCCACGCATCAATATGCCGACTTCAACGCCTCGCGCGTCGATGTTGCGATCCGCTACGGCCGCGAGCATTCGGCCGGGCTGAAATTCGAGCCGCTGGTCGCCGTGAAGGGTTTGCCGGTCTGCGCGCCAGCGCTGGTCAAGGCGGGATTGAAGCAGCCGGAAGATCTGTCACGGCAGGTGCTGATACACCTGACGACGCAGCCGCGCGCCTGGTCGGTCTGGCTGCGCGAGGCCGGGCTTCAACACCTCAGCCCGCGCGGACATCTTTGGCTCGACAGCGTGCCGGCGATGCTGGAGGCCGCCGAACACGGACTCGGCGTGACGCTCGCGATGTCGCCGCTGATCAAGGCGCGGCCCGGCTTCGGTAAGAAGCTGGTTGCGCCGTTTACATTCGAGGCCACGCATAGCGAGACGATCTATCTCGTCTCCCGCACCGAACAGGCGCGCGACCGCCGGATCGCCGCAGTGCGGCGCTGGGTCGTCGACGCAGTGGCGCAGGCGAAATAA
- a CDS encoding type I secretion system permease/ATPase, whose product MAAAPVRRSELGEALRACRNAFIGVGVMSCMINLLYLTGSIFMLEVYDRVLPSRSVPTLVGLVILAAGLYIAQGGLDLIRGRILGRIGTALDEAINARVFETVVRLPLMVGSRNEGLQPLRDLDNVRSFLGSMGPGAFFDLPWLPFYLAICFLFHWLLGITALVGAVILVALTLITEFLSRAPAKEAMTLAARRSDLAATSRRNAEVLVAMGMSGRLMKRWGEANETYLAGNQRASDIAGGLGAVAKVLRMMLQSAVLAVGAYLVIHQEATAGIIIAGSILAARALAPVDLAIAHWKGFVAARQSWHRLSKLLEQIPPANQQTLLQAPTKRLSVEAVSIVPPGDQRVIVQDVSFAVEAGSGVGVIGPSGSGKSSLVRALVGVWTPARGKVRLDGAALDQWSSDVLGRHIGYLPQDVELFAGTVAQNICRFDPEAKSEAIIAAAKDAGVHEMIIKMREGYDTQIGEQGTALSAGQAQRVALARALYGNPFLIVLDEPNSNLDSEGDEALTRAVRAARERGAIVVVVAHRPIGIEAVDQLLVLKDGRMQAFGPKETVLGQVLQRVPSPPPIKIVSEAGATKKS is encoded by the coding sequence ATGGCAGCCGCTCCCGTCCGGCGTTCCGAGCTCGGTGAAGCGCTGCGCGCGTGCCGCAACGCCTTTATCGGCGTCGGCGTCATGAGCTGCATGATCAATCTGCTGTATCTCACCGGCTCGATTTTCATGCTGGAGGTCTACGACCGCGTGCTGCCCAGCCGCAGCGTGCCCACCCTGGTCGGCCTCGTGATTCTTGCGGCCGGGCTCTACATCGCGCAAGGCGGTCTCGATCTGATCCGCGGGCGAATTCTCGGCCGGATCGGCACCGCGCTCGATGAGGCCATCAATGCGCGCGTGTTCGAGACCGTGGTGCGCCTGCCACTGATGGTCGGCAGCCGCAACGAGGGCCTGCAGCCGCTGCGCGATCTCGACAATGTCAGGTCGTTCCTCGGCAGCATGGGGCCGGGCGCGTTCTTCGATCTGCCGTGGCTGCCGTTCTATCTCGCGATTTGCTTTCTGTTCCACTGGCTGCTCGGCATCACCGCTTTGGTCGGCGCCGTCATTCTGGTGGCGCTGACGCTGATCACCGAGTTCCTGTCGCGCGCACCGGCCAAGGAGGCGATGACGTTGGCGGCGCGGCGCAGCGATCTCGCCGCCACAAGCCGGCGCAACGCCGAAGTGCTGGTGGCGATGGGCATGTCCGGACGCCTGATGAAGCGCTGGGGCGAGGCCAACGAGACCTATCTGGCCGGCAATCAGCGCGCGAGCGACATCGCCGGCGGTCTCGGCGCGGTCGCCAAGGTCCTGCGTATGATGCTGCAATCGGCGGTGCTCGCGGTCGGCGCCTACCTCGTGATCCATCAGGAAGCCACCGCCGGCATCATCATCGCGGGCTCGATCCTGGCCGCCCGCGCGCTGGCCCCGGTCGACCTCGCCATCGCCCACTGGAAAGGCTTTGTCGCCGCGCGCCAGAGCTGGCACCGCCTCTCCAAACTGCTGGAGCAGATCCCGCCGGCGAACCAGCAGACCCTGCTGCAGGCGCCGACCAAGCGGCTGTCGGTCGAGGCAGTCAGCATCGTGCCGCCGGGCGATCAGCGCGTCATCGTGCAGGACGTCAGCTTCGCCGTCGAGGCCGGGTCCGGCGTCGGCGTCATCGGTCCGAGCGGCTCCGGCAAGTCGTCGCTGGTGCGCGCGCTGGTCGGCGTCTGGACGCCCGCCCGCGGCAAGGTGCGGCTCGATGGCGCGGCGCTCGACCAATGGTCGTCGGACGTGCTCGGCCGCCACATCGGCTATCTGCCGCAGGACGTCGAATTGTTCGCCGGCACAGTGGCGCAGAACATCTGCCGCTTCGACCCCGAGGCCAAATCGGAGGCGATCATTGCCGCCGCCAAGGACGCCGGCGTGCACGAGATGATCATCAAGATGCGCGAGGGCTACGATACCCAGATCGGCGAGCAGGGCACTGCGCTGTCGGCCGGGCAGGCGCAGCGCGTGGCGCTGGCGCGCGCGCTCTATGGCAATCCGTTCCTGATCGTACTCGACGAGCCGAACTCCAATCTCGACAGCGAGGGCGACGAGGCGCTGACCCGCGCTGTGCGCGCCGCCCGCGAGCGCGGCGCCATCGTGGTCGTGGTGGCGCACCGGCCGATCGGCATCGAGGCGGTCGATCAATTGTTGGTCTTGAAGGACGGCCGCATGCAGGCGTTCGGACCAAAGGAAACCGTGCTTGGCCAGGTACTGCAGCGCGTCCCGTCGCCGCCGCCGATCAAGATCGTGTCCGAAGCAGGAGCTACGAAAAAATCATGA
- a CDS encoding Rieske (2Fe-2S) protein translates to MVRHVIAPVDELPPGTRKFLDIDGRPIAIFNIKGEFFGLLNRCPHQGAALCEGPLIGLAQSSNPGEIEYTKLGEIIRCPWHGWEFDIRTGQSYCDPKRFRARAYPVNVEPGSAVVKGPYVAETIAVSVESDYVVVDL, encoded by the coding sequence ATGGTGCGGCATGTGATTGCCCCGGTGGATGAGTTGCCGCCGGGGACGCGAAAATTCCTCGACATCGACGGCCGGCCGATCGCGATCTTCAACATCAAGGGCGAGTTCTTCGGCCTGCTGAATCGCTGCCCGCATCAGGGCGCGGCCCTGTGCGAGGGCCCGTTGATTGGCCTCGCGCAATCCTCCAACCCCGGCGAGATCGAGTATACAAAACTCGGCGAAATCATCCGCTGTCCCTGGCACGGCTGGGAATTCGACATCCGCACCGGGCAATCCTACTGCGACCCGAAACGCTTTCGCGCCCGTGCCTATCCCGTCAACGTCGAGCCGGGATCGGCCGTGGTGAAGGGCCCGTATGTCGCAGAGACCATCGCGGTCTCGGTCGAGAGCGATTACGTGGTGGTCGATTTGTAA
- a CDS encoding amidohydrolase family protein, whose protein sequence is MTSPIAGGVDCDLHPAVPHLTSLLPYMNDYWRDQVTTRGMTDLVSQSYPTHSPISSRPDWRPAQGKPGADLADMQKQALDRFGVRFGICNPLYGVQMVFSEDMQDAFCRALNDWLAKEWLDKDDRLRGSIVIPTQSVEKSVAEIERCAEDKRFVQVLMLVMGDMPLGKRAYWPIYAAAERLGLAVGIHAGSAYHNPPTSIGWGSYHIEDYVAQATAFQTQLTSLIVEGVFARHPNLKMVMLESGFTWLPAYLWRLHKFWRGIRMETPWVDRAPLEIVRSNIRFSLQPVDAPPDPATLNRLFDHMQSDELLLFSTDYPHWQFDGDEVLPPGLSSDLVRKIMIDNPLATYGRLQVAKETTL, encoded by the coding sequence ATGACGTCGCCGATCGCGGGTGGCGTGGACTGCGACCTGCATCCCGCCGTTCCGCATCTGACCAGCCTGTTGCCCTACATGAACGACTACTGGCGCGACCAGGTAACGACGCGCGGCATGACCGACCTGGTGTCGCAATCCTATCCCACCCATTCGCCGATCTCGTCGCGGCCGGACTGGCGGCCGGCGCAGGGCAAGCCGGGCGCTGATCTGGCCGACATGCAGAAGCAGGCGCTCGACCGGTTCGGCGTTCGTTTCGGCATCTGCAATCCGCTCTATGGCGTGCAGATGGTGTTCTCCGAGGACATGCAGGACGCGTTCTGCCGCGCGCTGAACGACTGGTTGGCCAAAGAATGGCTCGACAAGGACGATCGGCTGCGCGGCTCGATCGTGATCCCCACGCAAAGCGTCGAGAAGTCAGTCGCGGAGATCGAACGCTGCGCTGAGGATAAGCGCTTCGTCCAGGTGCTCATGTTGGTCATGGGCGACATGCCGTTGGGCAAGCGCGCCTACTGGCCGATCTACGCCGCCGCCGAACGGCTGGGCTTGGCCGTCGGCATCCATGCCGGCAGCGCCTATCACAACCCGCCGACCTCGATCGGCTGGGGCTCCTATCACATCGAGGATTACGTAGCCCAAGCGACCGCGTTCCAGACCCAGCTCACCAGCCTGATCGTGGAGGGCGTGTTCGCCCGCCATCCGAATCTGAAAATGGTGATGCTGGAATCAGGCTTCACCTGGCTGCCGGCCTATCTCTGGCGGCTGCACAAATTCTGGCGCGGCATCCGGATGGAAACGCCGTGGGTCGATCGCGCGCCGCTGGAGATTGTGCGCAGCAACATCCGCTTCTCGCTGCAGCCGGTCGATGCGCCGCCGGATCCCGCAACCCTGAACCGCCTGTTTGACCATATGCAGTCGGACGAATTGCTCCTATTCTCGACCGACTATCCGCACTGGCAGTTCGACGGCGACGAGGTGCTGCCGCCGGGATTGTCGTCCGATCTGGTGCGCAAGATTATGATCGACAATCCGCTCGCGACCTACGGCCGATTGCAAGTAGCGAAGGAGACGACGCTATGA
- a CDS encoding GlsB/YeaQ/YmgE family stress response membrane protein — translation MQISNEGILVILFVGLVAGWLAGKIVRGTGFGIIGDILVGIAGALLASLLFPRLGIRLGTGLVSEIVYSTIGAVILLVVVRLLRTGRRW, via the coding sequence ATGCAGATTTCCAACGAAGGCATTCTCGTCATTCTGTTTGTCGGCCTGGTGGCCGGCTGGCTCGCCGGCAAGATCGTGCGCGGCACCGGCTTCGGCATCATCGGCGATATTCTCGTGGGCATCGCCGGCGCGCTGCTTGCGAGCCTGCTGTTTCCCAGGCTCGGCATCCGTCTCGGCACCGGACTGGTATCCGAGATCGTCTACTCCACCATCGGCGCCGTCATATTGCTCGTGGTCGTGCGGCTGCTCCGCACCGGCAGGCGGTGGTAG